The nucleotide window GCCCCACCTCCAAGCAATTAAGTTAGAGTCACTGGAGATGGGCCCGGGTAACAGATTTCAAGGAAAACTCCCCTAGCTGGTCCTAATATGTGGCCGAGATTAGAAATCATACTAGGGGAGTGACTCCTAGGGAAATCAGATCGACCTGGgagcctgtttttaaaaaaaaacaaaaaaacacacaaaatcaataaaacagcATTTAAAGTTGCTCCTTCagggattccttttatttttaaccaagtTTGGGATGGAGACTAGCCGCTGATAGTCAGAAAATGTCCCCTGGCCCCAGAGAGGCGCTGCTGTGGGGTGAAGCCAGGGGACTCATTTGCAGAACACAGCACAGTATTTACACTTACGTGTTTTACACAtttctataaaaaacaaacaaaaacaagaccgcTACAGCTACACACCACGGTTTTGAAGGATACATTCAGATACCAGAAATCAAACCTGTAATAACTGAGGAGAGTCAGAACCAAAATACAGTCCGTACCCAGCAATCCATACCGCAGGTGAGCAAAGAAATCCACTGGCAGCGCCTTGTCCTGGATTTTCTTGACGAACTTGCGAGCGGTGTCGGGTGGGTCTCCCGTGCCCGTCGTAGAAATGACGACGACGAGAGGCGCCGTTTCGGTTTTCAGATCGTACTAGAAGACAAGCAGGCATGTCAGGGATCTACAGCTGTATGTAGTTTCGACTTAACGCATCGGCCACGCAACCGGCTTAGTCTCTATCCTGAACCGGTCACCTGTACTGCGCGTTGTTTAACGGCAGAGAGGGTGCGGAGCATGGTCACTCTGGGAAGGTGCACATCCCACTCCTCAGACACCAGGGAGCCTGGCTAAGTCCTCACTCCCTCAGGGCTCCGGGGGGCTGGGGATAGCGTCAGTGGTAAGCCGAGATCGTCCGTGTTTCCGTGTCTTACAGATCAGGTTTCTTCATCCTAATTCTCACCTAAATTTAAATATTCCAAGAAGAGCACTTCACCATCTCTATCATGACTCCAGAGCTCTACTGAGCATGCGGATCCAAGCTGCTTCTGAGGAATTCACTTATTTCTCAGGCGGACACAAGGATCTGAGCTAACGTTTTTCCAGGTGATTCAATGCTTACAGGACGCGGCGCAAATTGTGTATTAAACTTCTACAGTCTGTTAAAGTAACTCCACCTTGAAAAGGACGACCACGACCTAGAAGTAGAAAGCTATCTGTTTGAACTTGGATCAGGAACAGCTGGAGAAGTCAATCAGCTGGGACCGCACATGTGACTAACAAGGCACTAAAACACTCACCGAATTTTCAAGTAGCCGCTGATTTGGGTGGTGAGGCGACCCTAGGGGCCAAATCCAGGCCAGTTACACGGTGCGGACAACTCTGTTTTTGTTCCTATTCTATCATGTGGCATCCACTATGCCAACTCTGAAGTAACCACAGGATTACAGAACCTGCTGATTGGCAGTGTCCTCCAGGATGCTCCCTGCTGGCTCACCTTAGCCCTCACACATGAAGGAACCAGGTGGCTCTCCTAGGAGCAGAGTTTATAATTCAAGTGTGCTGCCGACAGTCTAGTCTTCTGAACCAGAGATGTGGGAAAGGACAGAGGAGCTTATGAACTTGAGTGTACCGGAAgggtaacttttaaaatactaagCTAAATTTGACCCATGAGTGGCTGGTACATCATCTTGTGCTGGTATAAAAAGCTGTTAGTTGCTATGAACCGGACTGTATAAAACAGTAAAactgcaggactcaatcccacaaactgagagaagaATATACGTGTGTTATGATCTCACATAACCTAAAGTATGAACTTCTGCAGAGACTGAACATAAAAATAAGCAGTCCTTGACCTAAAGAAGCCAAATCTTCTCTAGATCCTTCCACTTcgactttaaattttattccacAGAACAATTACAtagtccttggggcgcctgggcggctctgtcggttgagcatccaacttcagctcaggtcatgatctcgctattagtgagtttgagtcccgcagaggctctgtgctgacagctcgaagcctggagctgctttggattctgtgtctctgtctctctctctgccctcccccgctccacACACCTCCCCACCGCCACTGGCTTTGTGCACGAGCCCATGCACTtgctctttcccaaaaataaataaacttgaaaaaaattccatggCCCTTCATTTGCAGGAACTCTGACATGAATGCCAAGTCTTAATTTTGAGACATGGGATTTGTGAGTTGGAaagcacacacgtgcacgcaaaCACGTCTCATTTGTTGGCAAAGCCACCCCAAGAACCAAGAAAACCAAGGCAAGCATTACGACTTCTGCTTACGGTTAATAGTTACTTGCTTCGATTTGGGGGACAGTTTAGTCTAATTCATACACTTATATGcttaaaaaaatggcagaaatctTACAACACagttgataaaataaatttctgaatgTGGTGGGGGAGAAAAGGATTATGGTGGCATTCAGCACCTTGCTTTGCTGTTTAACATTCCCTCCCAACCAAAATACTGCAGGCACAAAACACACAATAAAAACCACATGAGTAACCACTTACCTTATCTGACTCACTGATACAGTGAAGATCTGCAGAAAATCCATGCACAAATGCTTTTTCACAGATCTCCTCTGCTATGGCCTTTGCTTGTCCCTGCTGCGTGGCATAGAGCAGCAAAAACCTCCTCATCACTTTGAGGCATATGTTTCACCTGTAACAATtacactgagaaaagaaaaaaaaaaaacacagaaaaaagggattttctttttaattaagtagTACACCACAGGCATTAATTCTCCCTCACAATCTTTTTCAAGTCTCCACCAATATCCACACATACAAAAGAGACTTCTCTAGATCTGTTAGCATTAATTCTCAGCGagtcttaaaaagagagaattcaTTTAACCACGAGTGAAGCTTTAAGTTCAAGGCTCGGAAATCAGTTTCTGGGGTCAGGCTACTTGGGCTTGAATCCAGGGTCCATCATTCAAAACGAGAGAACTTCAGGAAAGCTTTTCAACTGATCTGTGTCTCAGCTCCCTCACCCTTACAATGGGGACAATTGTACCCACCTGACAAAGACGTGCTAGCTGAAAAGACTTGAACAACAGCTGAGACACGGCAGTGTTCACTACgtcttagatatttttattttttaaaaaaatgtaaagggtcgcctaggtggctcagtcggttaagtatctgacttcagctcaggtcacgatctcaccgtgcccaaggctgggctctgtgctgatggctcagagcctggagcccatttcagattctgtctccctctctgtctctgccgtgctctctcaaaaataaacaaacgttaaaaaaaaaattaaaaataaaattccaatgaAAGTTGAGGATTCTGTTCCTCCATGATCCTAATGCCGAATAAACTGATCAAAGTACTGAAGTTAATCTACATACTCTGCTTTATGGCTTAATTCAATATCAAACATATGTGGGTGCACAGGTAGATACACTTACATAtgtacaaagagaaaatatttccaatccACTCAAgatagtttatatgttttcctggaaaagaaaaccaggagtAAAATAAGGAACACTTACAGCCTCATCCAGTATCTAAAACTGGGGAACTGTTAACTTGTGGGGACAGATGTCACCAAATCAAATCTTGGCTCTTCCAGAATGAACCATCAGCAGGTTTATGCTCCTCTGACCAGTTACATCCAAGGATAAATTAAGCCAcgaaagacatgaaaagaattGGGTTAGATAACATGTCTAGAATTATGGGCTGTTTAGAATCATGGAATGTCCATAGGGAACATAGCCTGGTACAGAGCAGGTGCTCGATACATTGAACGAATGAACGCATAAGTACTGTAAGGATAATACACATTTGGACTCGGTGAGAACTCTGGGAATGCAGCGAGAGAGATGGAAATTGTCACCGCTTATCACTATAGCTTGGGCCCTCGAGCACTTCCTAGGCGCTGCAGAGGATGAACCTCTCGGGTCCACCAACACTTATAAAGCAGGTGCCGCGCGGCCCCGCGTTTCTCAGAGGCGGATCCCCGGCAACCACAGGCGCAGCAGCAGCAAGAGAGCCAGACCCCGCCTGCCGGCCGGGGCTGTGCTCCAAACATTCTCGAGTCCCCTCGCCCCCAGCCTAGAGAAGTGTTCGGAACAGAGACGCCCACGGGAGGGACCCAGGCCGTGGGTCAACGCCGCCACGTGGGGCCGGCTCCCGGAAGGCGGCCGCAGTCCCCCGAGCACCGGCCTCCGGGAAGCCCGCCTTCCGCTCTCTGCCCTGCGGGGCCGAGCTCCTGACCGACCCGCGAGCGCCCAGCCCGGCCGGGGGAGGGACGTGGGGACGCAGAAGCCGCTGCCCTTGCCCACCCTGGGGCGCGTCCCCCAGGCTCCAGCAGGACGGGTTGCTCACTCAGGAAACAGCCACCGCCAGGCGCTCACCTAAGGGTGACCTGCCGGAGACCCACGGGGAGAGCGGGCGCCTGCGCACTCTTGTCAGCGCCGGGGACCAATGAGCGCGGGAAGGAACTGTGCCAGTCCCAGCGCTCCGGACGCGGGGCGTGGCCTCCGTCCCCGCGCATGCGCCCGCTGCCCGGCGCTTGGGAAGGCGCGTACGGAGGCCCACGAGGCTCCAGGGTCCTCGCCGCTGCACGACCTCCCGCGGTGTGAGCGCAGTAGATGTCTCAGTGTGGTAGGTGTCCCGGCCCGGCGTGCATGGGCCCGCGGCATAGCTGAGCTGTCGGTACTGCCCGGGCCCCTCCGCTGCTCTccagccgccgccgcctccctcccggtgctttATCGAAGGTCCCTAGACGTCGGGTTTGGGGCGCCCGGCGCGTGGGTTCCTTTCATTCCAAGGAGGACTGGGTCCCCGGGGCGCCCCGTCCCCTCTGGCGCGCGCACTCCTGTTCCCAAATCTCACACGGGGTGTTTAGATCTGGACGGACCGCCCACCTTCTTCCTTTACACGCCCGCCtcctttatcttcttttaaatcctacttttttccctctttgccaAGCTAGATCCTTTTCTTCCTTACCACTGGCCAGGTCTTTACTCCTAGCAGAAACCAACGCCTCAGGGCTTCTTAAACGTGGTTTTGACCTTTGCTTTGCGTGGACCTATACgaattttggccattttaaccCGTTGCTCCTTTTGAGTCAGTTTAACCAAACGCAGTGCCTTCCGTCGACCCAACACGTTAACATGTGGGAGGCGTGTTTCGGATCTGGACTGCCCGAGGGGAATCCCAGCACCGCCACTTACTGTGTCCAGCTTGGAAGCTGGACAGAAAACTGAGGGCATCAGTTTCTTCGTCTATAAAATGACACCAGAAGTACTTCATTTATTGAGCTGTTGTGAGGGCTAAGCACTAGGGGGCACAACAGTGCATAGAAACCATAGCGATTATCATCCGTGGGTGCCAGCCACGTTTCTAAGCTGTGGGATGCTGCTACTGATCTCGGGGTGCTTGTGTTTCAGTGGGAAACTTTTGTGTGTCGTTTCTCATGAGTACTCATCCTCAGTTTCAGAAGCATTCATGTTGTTGAGCGAGTCACGTTCTCAGTATGTTTGAccgtgttttctttattttctttagttagAAGTCAAGAGGAGTTGAGAATCTGATGGCATGGCTTTGATTACCTTGCGGAGGAACCTTCACCATTTATCCGATTTTCGGATACATGGAGCGCTGGCCGCTCTGAAAAATCACCCCGTAAACCATGTTCTCAAGATGGTCAAGGGGCATCTGTGTCCGTGGTTCCCTTCACTACAACCCGAGCCTTGCAGGGTCAGGTTCCATCATGCCTGTTGTAAAAAGTTCCACTCGGAAAACGGAGACGCCCTGCATCCCCTTGGTGAGCCAGTGTTCTCTCAAGCACATGACTGGGCTGGGCCTGAACAAAATCCTAAAAGCCTGGATGAACAGATGTTTTACAGGAGACTCAACGACTTGGATTCCTCAGAAGACGTGTTACGTTTTATAGGCACGCTGCAACCTTTGCCTGATAGCCTGGCAGCAGGAGCCTTGCAACGGATCtgtgaagtggaaaaaaaaggtgGCAATCACAAGCTGCCAAAAGGAATACTAGAGAATGGTGTCTTTCAAGCTTTATGCGTTCGGTTCGAGCAGGAATCCCCGAGTCTGTCGGACACTGCTTTGGTGACTGCTTTGCAAGCTCTGAGTCTGTTGTACGTGGGCCCTCAGAGTAATTTGTTACTAAACCTGGTGGCAGAAAGCCGCCATCGTGTCAACAGAGGTGGCCTGGAAGTCCGCAGTCTCTGTATCCTTGGGGAAAGTCTGATTAGACTGCAGGGTCCAGGCGGTGAGACACTAGAACTGATTATATATCAACTGCAAggggaaaaattggaaacatttgCCCCTGAGGATATTGTGGCCCTTTATAGAATACTGCAGGCATGTGCTGAAAAAGTGGACCGACACCAAGCGTTTCTAAACAAGATAAACACCTTTTCCCTGTCGGTCGTCTCCAACTTGAGTCCTGCGCTGATGAGTCAAATGCTCACTGCCCTAGTGGCTCTTGATCAAACTCAAGCGCTTCCTCTGGttataaaattgggaaaatacGCTGTGAGGCATATCCCTCATTTTACTCATGAAGAGCTCAGAAAAGTCCTGGAGGCTTTCATATACTTTGGGCACAATGACCGATTTTTTACAACAGCCCTGGAGCGACACGTGGCCTCACTGTGTCTCACTTTGGATCCTGAGGTCATCAGCACAGTCATGGAGTACTGCGGTAGGAAACAGATTCTTTCAAAACCCATCTTCGATGCAGTGGCGGAAACTTTTGTTGGCCAGTCAGAGAAATTTTCACCTCGTCAGGTTTCTGAGTTAATTGAACCGTTTGGAAAACTCAATTATTTGCCACCGAACGCCTCTGCTTTTTTCAGAAAGCTAGAAAACCTGTTACTCACTCGTTTCGATTATTTTCCACCCAAAACGTTATTGAAAATTCTCCATTCGTGTTCACTCATTGCATGCCATCCGGTCAACTTTATGGCAAAAATATTCAGCCCTTATTTTCTTCAGCAGCTGCAAGGTGAGTTGGTTATAACTTGGAGAGTGGAAAAATTAACCCTTGAATGCGTGCGTGATGTTTTCAAGTCGCACATCTACCTCTTAGCCTGAGCCGTGCGGTGCCTTTGATTTCTCTTCCATAATAACTTAAAGAAGACATGTGACGTTTCAGATGCCAGTGTAAATACGGAGTTAAAGAATGATGGAGCACGGCACAGAGAAAACCATTTCGGGTACACAGACTGCTGAACTGAGTCTCGCGGGGACATGGTGTGGCATCGGTGATAGTCATGCCAATATGTCGGAAGCCACAACAGCAACTGTAGACTCCCCTGTTCAGAAAGGGTGTGGGTCATCTTCAAGGCCACCCAAATAACGTCAGATGTCTGTCTCCACTGCTAAAGGAAATTCTCACTAATTTTAACATATCTGTTGACTTTTCATTATAGCTTGAATCCCTCAGAAGTTCAAATGAGATAGCATTGGGGTACCTGGGgagctcattcagttgagcatccgactgttaacttcggctgaggtcatgatctcacggtttgtgagttcgaaccccgcatcgggctctgtgctgacagctcagagcctggagcctgctttggattctgtgtctccctctctctgcccctccccttctcatgctctctctctttctctcaaataaaacttaaaacaaaaaagtttaaatgagatGGCATTTGATGGCAAGCCAGAAGGCATGGTTAACTCTGACAAGTTCTTCCCCGagtgccatttattttatttatttaaaaaaaattgtttaatgtttatttatttctgagacagagagagacagagcatgagtcggggaggggcagagagagagggaggcacagaatccgaagcaggctccaggctccgagccgtcagcacagagcccgatgcaggctcgaacccacagaccgcaagaccatgacctgagccgacgctcaacggactgagccacccagacgcccctcccgAGTGCCATTTAATAGTACATTACTTCCAGAGTGATTAGTGTACATCGTCCATTCGTGATGTTCCTTCACAAACCAAATTCAAACTTACCTACAACTGGAATGCTTCTTGTTTCAGGGGAAGAATCGTCCGTGGACAGACTGAGCCTCGCACAGCTGACCCAACTGTTCCTAACCTCAGTGCTAGAATGCCCTTTCTATAAGGTAAAAGCAGGGGTCCTCTTAACCTTATTTCCCTGTGGGGGCGGCTttcttttgtgtctccctccccatcttttaagtttttcctcttttgatCTGTCTCAGTAGCCTCATCAGAAAGCAGAGCTTTCATTCACTCCAACTTACTTTCCCACTAGGTAGCCTTCTCTTTGATAAATTGTCCCCATACCTGTTCTCTTGTGTTGGAAGTACCCATTTCCAGTTGCGTAAGGTTTCTTGGGAGGTTCTGTGGGGTGCTGCCGGCACATGAGTCAGAGCGTCCTGGATGCGCTCTGAGGGCCTTGAAGGGCTTGCACTCCCCACAGCTGTTAGATAGTAAATGTGAATCCCTCGTTCGGTTAGGCCTGAGCAAATCCTAAACTGTTTCAAGTACATTTCTACGCCAAGCCAGAAGTTTCACTCTCACCTGATAGGTGGAGTTGGTGCTTCCTGTCTAGTACCCCAGAGATTCGTTCTTGTAACTTAATCCAGCACCTTGGTTAAGATCACACATGGCCTCTCCAGACTTGCTCATCCCTCCCTTGACTGAATCACATTTAAGACTAGCtcattttcagggcgcctgggtggctcagtcggttgagcatccgactcttgattttggttcaggtcatgatctcccagtttgtgagttcgagccccacattatcgggctctgcgctgacagcgtgaaacctgcttgggattctctctctccaccccactacTGCTCATGagcacaggctctctctctctcaaactaaacattaaaaacaaaaacaaaaagcagctcATTTCAGAttaagaaggaagaatggaaaggcactcctattttcttctttaaaacagCTTCAAcagggactcctggctggctcagtcagtagagcataggactcttgatctcagggtagtgagttcaagccccatgttgggcgtggaccctacttaaaaaaacaaaacagctttaaCAGTAGTAAGGCATAGAAAAGTAAATGCTACTTACCTCAGCTTCCCTCCATCCCTGAAGGAGTGGTGTTAGCAGTTTTATGTACAAAGGTGCACAAATACATGAACactcctgtttctctctttccttggaaCGGGGCTCTTCCGAGGACACTTGGCTCTAATATGCCCAGTCTACCATGGACGTTCCTCGAGGGCAATGCATGAAGATTAAgtgcattctttttgtttttcaatctaGAGACTAGACTGCGGACTAGATTCTGGACTACTGGCAGATGTGTTTCCCCTGATAGTTGGAGATGTCCCTTTACCTATCGTTTCTGTTGCGGAGCGTGGTTAGTCCCTTGAATCATTGTCATTTGACTCCGTGGAAAAGTACCGTGTCACATGTTTAAATTGCATCTTGAGCTGAGCCTATTTTCACAATGCTTATTGGTCGATTTGCTGTGAATTACCTCATTATCTCCTGACTCAGATTCCTAttggttgtcttttttctttctctttttttttttttatcctagaaCACATTGTGAGATAGAGATATTAGCGCCTATGTATGTTGCACATACTTGGTCCtagtttttgttcttcatttgggggaggggggcttgtaGCTTAATATTGTTTATGATCTCTATTTGCTCTACAGAAATTTTCAAGTTGTCTATAGTCAAATGTATCCATCTTTTATGGTTTCTGGGTTTCCTCTCTCTAGAATATTTTACCATTCCTAAGGTAATACacatattttactaaatttttaaaaatgctccttTCCCTTACTGTATTTATAGCACTTTAACCCACCTGGAATTTATGGCAGTCCTCAACATGTGCTAGAACTTTCACTTGGTTATTTTCTGGATGGATTACCGGCTGTACCATTTATTACGTAGCTCTCCTTCTCCTGGTAAATTGAAATGTCACCCTTATCACATTGTCCTCTGTTAAAAACATGAGTGTCCTTAAGGCCCTTAAAGCAATTCTAAGAGTTCCAAAGAGATATTTCTTGAGCTGCAAGAGCACTGttgtttcctcccttcctccctccctctcttccttcctttctttctttctatgaccACGGActacttttaaaacacatttaggagcacctgggtggctcagttggttaagcgtccaacttcggctcaggtcatgatctcatggttcatgagttcgagccctgcatcgggctctgttctgacagttcggagcgtggagcctgctttggattctgtgtctccctctctctctctgcccctcctccctcatgctctgtctctgtctctcaaaaataaataaatgttaaaaaaaaaacccacacatttaaAAGATCTATCGAACTATTGGATTTGAGCTATCGCaagaatatttttctgttgtCATTTTGAGGAAGGTATTTGTCCTTAATCTGGAAAAGTATCCTGCTTATAGAGTAATATTGATCAGACTTATTCGCAGGtaaccttgttttattttctagttttggaTCGTATCTTCCTTTCTCATGTTTAAACATACAATTTTCAGGGTCGGAAACTTCTTCCTAAATATCAAGTGAGGTCATTTCTTACTCCGTGCTGTTCTCTGGAGACGCCTGTGGATTTTCAGCTTTACAAATCTGTGAGGATTGGACTGATTGACCTTCTGGGCGCAAGAACGTATTTTGCTTCAAAAGTGTTAACGCCCTATTGTTATACAATAGGTAAGTACTTGGGAGTCTCCTTTACCAGGCTTGGCTTGCTGTCCTCTTTGGGAATATGCAGGACTTCGCAGCCACTGGAAGGTCAGGAAATATAAAACGGAGTTGGCCCTTCCCGGAAGGCAAATTGGAACCGTGGGCCGTGGAGTCCAGATGCGTGGGGGGCGTCCCACCTGTTAGCCACGTGGTAGGGGAATGTCTTTGGGCAGAGTAATCTTTTTCCGCTtgctccttttctgtaaaatgagagtacgAAGAGTAGTGACCCAGACTTGCTTAAGCACTGAGTGAGTGATACCCCGAGCATAGCAAGTGCTGGGTAATCATTAGCCAGTATAATTGCTGTGCCACTCTAGGTCAGTGCTGTCCGACGCCCTAGCCAGGAGTACCTGTGACTACTTAAATTTACGTTAGTTACAGTTTAAAAACCATCCAAAGTTCAGTTCCTTGGTTGCCCTGGCCACATGTCAAGGGCTCAGAACCACAGGTGGCTGGTGGCAGGCGTGCTGGAACAGCAGAGGCGCAAACATGTGATCACGGCGGAAAGTTCTGTTGGGTGGGGCTGACGGGAGAGTTCACGTCCTTCTGCCCTTAACAGTGTTTTAAATGAATGACTGCAAGAAAATCAGCTCCGAGGAGGTAGTGTTTTATAGGCTTCAGGACGTCGTAGCTCACTTCCCTCCTCCTTTAGAGCTCTTTTCACAAA belongs to Acinonyx jubatus isolate Ajub_Pintada_27869175 chromosome A1, VMU_Ajub_asm_v1.0, whole genome shotgun sequence and includes:
- the FASTKD3 gene encoding FAST kinase domain-containing protein 3, mitochondrial, which codes for MALITLRRNLHHLSDFRIHGALAALKNHPVNHVLKMVKGHLCPWFPSLQPEPCRVRFHHACCKKFHSENGDALHPLGEPVFSQAHDWAGPEQNPKSLDEQMFYRRLNDLDSSEDVLRFIGTLQPLPDSLAAGALQRICEVEKKGGNHKLPKGILENGVFQALCVRFEQESPSLSDTALVTALQALSLLYVGPQSNLLLNLVAESRHRVNRGGLEVRSLCILGESLIRLQGPGGETLELIIYQLQGEKLETFAPEDIVALYRILQACAEKVDRHQAFLNKINTFSLSVVSNLSPALMSQMLTALVALDQTQALPLVIKLGKYAVRHIPHFTHEELRKVLEAFIYFGHNDRFFTTALERHVASLCLTLDPEVISTVMEYCGRKQILSKPIFDAVAETFVGQSEKFSPRQVSELIEPFGKLNYLPPNASAFFRKLENLLLTRFDYFPPKTLLKILHSCSLIACHPVNFMAKIFSPYFLQQLQGEESSVDRLSLAQLTQLFLTSVLECPFYKGRKLLPKYQVRSFLTPCCSLETPVDFQLYKSVRIGLIDLLGARTYFASKVLTPYCYTIDVEIKLDEEGLVLPFTIDEDVHKRLALCIDDPKRFSLNSRHLLGKEAIKQRHLRLLGYRVVQIPYYEIEMLKSRVELVEYLQRKLFPHNVGVRW